A single window of Drosophila suzukii chromosome 3, CBGP_Dsuzu_IsoJpt1.0, whole genome shotgun sequence DNA harbors:
- the LOC108015930 gene encoding uncharacterized protein — protein MKTINYTVVLLLLAAYLPCISWAAPALHFRDPEPDELEAYPTSPSQVLPIQPVLIYPKPRENLYQARTMAGRNDEQDIIFVKLLEDKSSGYRPKQQRLVLEETKPSQRKNLGLKDIFYVKALTNGRFSHERLKVYRVPEFYAISVFSNGDK, from the exons ATGAAAACG ATAAACTATACAGTCGTCTTGCTACTGCTGGCAGCCTACCTTCCTTGCATATCCTGGGCAGCTCCGGCCCTCCACTTCAGAGATCCGGAGCCGGATGAACTGGAGGCCTATCCCACGTCGCCCAGCCAGGTGTTGCCCATACAACCTGTGCTGATCTATCCAAAACCACGTGAGAATCTCTACCAGGCGCGAACAATGGCAGGACGAAATGACGAACAGGACATCATCTTCGTGAAACTGCTGGAGGACAAGTCCAGTGGCTATCGACCCAAGCAGCAGCGCCTTGTCCTGGAGGAGACGAAACCCTCGCAGCGGAAGAACCTCGGCCTGAAGGACATCTTCTATGTGAAGGCCCTCACCAACGGACGTTTCAGCCACGAACGCCTGAAGGTCTACCGAGTGCCCGAGTTCTACGCCATCAGTGTTTTTAGCAACGGTGACAAATGA
- the Recs1 gene encoding protein lifeguard 1, with protein sequence MLAVGEPAQQYGNRSHQAECIPLGRYPAYGSDMDPEGQDKSAEFCNASIRRGFMRKVYLILLVQLVTSLVFIVGFNYDKEVRQTVTENTLIFLGALFLGLIALVVLACNENLRRRTPTNFILLAIFTISESLLLGVASCRYAPKEIFLAVVITTAVCLGLTCFALQTRYDFTMMGGILMSCLLVLLLFGIMTIFVGEGLFTTIYACLSALLFSIYLVYDTQLMMGGRHRFSISPEEYIFAALNLYMDVINVFMDILQVLGGAD encoded by the coding sequence ATGCTGGCTGTCGGAGAACCAGCACAGCAGTATGGAAACCGAAGCCATCAGGCGGAGTGCATTCCCCTGGGAAGATATCCGGCCTACGGCTCGGACATGGACCCAGAGGGTCAGGACAAGAGTGCCGAATTCTGTAACGCCAGCATCCGGCGGGGATTCATGCGAAAGGTGTACCTCATCTTGCTGGTCCAACTGGTTACTTCGCTGGTGTTCATAGTGGGTTTCAACTACGACAAGGAGGTGCGACAGACTGTGACCGAGAACACCTTGATTTTTCTGGGTGCCTTGTTTCTAGGCCTTATTGCCTTGGTAGTTCTGGCCTGCAATGAGAATCTCCGGCGGCGGACTCCAACGAACTTCATCTTGCTGGCGATCTTTACCATATCCGAATCCCTTTTACTGGGCGTGGCATCCTGCAGATATGCTCCAAAGGAGATTTTCCTGGCCGTGGTTATTACGACGGCAGTTTGCCTGGGACTCACTTGTTTCGCCCTGCAGACGCGCTACGACTTCACCATGATGGGTGGCATCCTGATGAGCTGCCTCTTGGTCCTGCTGCTCTTCGGGATTATGACCATCTTCGTGGGCGAGGGTCTCTTCACCACCATATACGCCTGCCTGAGTGCCCTGCTCTTTTCCATTTACTTGGTTTACGACACACAACTCATGATGGGCGGCAGGCATAGGTTCTCCATAAGTCCCGAGGAGTACATATTCGCCGCCCTCAATCTCTACATGGATGTGATAAACGTATTTATGGACATTTTGCAAGTTTTGGGCGGAGCCGACTGA